One Colius striatus isolate bColStr4 chromosome 10, bColStr4.1.hap1, whole genome shotgun sequence genomic region harbors:
- the LHX4 gene encoding LIM/homeobox protein Lhx4, whose translation MMQSSALAAEGAVKGLPEILGVPVQQIPQCAGCNQHILDKFILKVLDRHWHSSCLKCADCQMQLADRCFSRAGSVYCKEDFFKRFGTKCTACQQGIPPTQVVRKAQDFVYHLHCFACIICSRQLATGDEFYLMEDGRLVCKEDYETAKQNDDSEAGAKRPRTTITAKQLETLKNAYKNSPKPARHVREQLSSETGLDMRVVQVWFQNRRAKEKRLKKDAGRHRWGQFYKSVKRSRGAGKLEKESSAEDCGVSDSELSFREDQILSELSHTNRVYGTVGDVAGGQLLNGSFSMEGTGQSYQDLRDGSPYGLPQSPSSISSLPSHPPLLNGLDYAMDGSLGLVAHGAQGVSQTLRAMAGGGPTSDISTGSSVGYPDFPTSPASWLDDMDHPPF comes from the exons AGATCCCCCAGTGTGCCGGCTGCAACCAGCACATCCTGGACAAGTTCATCCTCAAGGTCCTGGACCGGCACTGGCACAGCTCGTGCCTCAAGTGTGCTGACTGCCAGATGCAGCTGGCTGACCGCTGCTTCTCCCGGGCCGGCAGCGTCTACTGCAAGGAGGACTTCTTCAA ACGTTTTGGGACCAAATGCACGGCGTGCCAGCAGGGCATCCCCCCCACCCAGGTGGTCCGCAAGGCCCAGGACTTTGTGTACCACCTGCACTGCTTCGCCTGCATCATCTGCAGCCGGCAGCTGGCCACGGGAGATGAGTTCTACCTGATGGAGGACGGGCGGCTGGTCTGCAAGGAGGACTATGAGACAGCCAAGCAGAACG ATGACTCTGAAGCGGGTGCTAAGCGACCCCGGACCACCATCACGGCCAAGCAGCTGGAGACCCTGAAGAACGCCTACAAAAACTCCCCCAAGCCTGCCCGGCACGTGCGGGAGCAGCTCTCCTCTGAGACAGGGCTCGATATGAGGGTGGTGCAG GTGTGGTTCCAGAACCGCCGTGCCAAGGAGAAGCGGCTGAAGAAGGACGCGGGGCGGCATCGCTGGGGCCAGTTCTACAAGAGCGTGAAGCGGAGCCGCGGGGCTGGgaagctggagaaggagagCTCGGCCGAGGACTGCGGCGTCAGCGACAGTGAGCTCAGCTTCCGCG AAGACCAGATCCTCTCCGAGCTCAGCCACACCAACAGGGTTTACGGCACCGTGGGGGACGTGGCGGGCGGACAGTTGCTGAACGGCAGCTTCTCCATGGAAGGGACAGGACAGTCGTACCAGGACTTGCGGGACGGCAGTCCCTACGGCCTCCCCCAGTCGCcatcctccatctcctccctgccctcccacCCGCCTTTGCTCAACGGGCTGGACTACGCCATGgacggcagcctggggctggtggcCCACGGGGCGCAGGGGGTGAGTCAGACGCTGCGGGCCATGGCCGGGGGGGGCCCCACCTCCGACATCTCCACAGGGAGCAGCGTCGGGTACCCAGACTTTCCCACCAGCCCGGCCTCCTGGCTGGACGACATGGATCACCCCCCTTTCTAA